The proteins below come from a single Microbulbifer sp. Q7 genomic window:
- a CDS encoding SapC family protein produces the protein MATVEAPKIVPLRSDVHGKLKVRELGTFEHVKNAHMVPVTAHEFSRLGAEFPIVFVKNSDTDQFQSVALLSLKVGENLFVDGDKWKGVFVPGAVRNHPFVLAPAGENKEQLMVGLVENSPVVGEEEGEALFTESGEESEYLKAKKEALVGYLESDQMTKAFITILAEKDLLTTQNVAVNAGGEKINLTGIYMVDEKKLGELSEEDYADFRKRGFLPPLFAQLGSMHQFSRLAKMQADA, from the coding sequence ATGGCCACTGTAGAAGCCCCAAAAATCGTACCTCTGCGCAGCGACGTCCACGGCAAGCTGAAAGTCCGTGAATTGGGGACCTTTGAGCACGTTAAGAATGCCCACATGGTGCCGGTAACTGCTCACGAATTCTCCCGTCTGGGCGCTGAGTTCCCGATCGTGTTTGTCAAGAATTCCGACACGGACCAGTTCCAGTCTGTTGCGCTTCTTAGCCTGAAAGTGGGCGAAAACCTGTTCGTAGATGGCGATAAGTGGAAAGGTGTTTTTGTTCCTGGCGCTGTGCGCAATCATCCTTTCGTTCTGGCACCGGCTGGTGAGAACAAAGAGCAGCTGATGGTGGGCCTGGTTGAAAACAGCCCGGTTGTCGGTGAAGAAGAGGGTGAAGCCCTGTTTACCGAGTCTGGTGAAGAGTCCGAATACCTGAAAGCCAAGAAAGAGGCGCTGGTGGGTTACCTGGAAAGCGACCAGATGACCAAGGCGTTCATCACCATCCTCGCCGAAAAAGACCTGCTGACCACTCAGAACGTTGCGGTCAATGCCGGTGGTGAGAAGATCAACCTGACCGGTATCTACATGGTTGATGAGAAGAAACTGGGTGAGCTGAGTGAGGAAGACTACGCGGACTTCCGCAAGCGCGGCTTCCTGCCGCCGCTGTTCGCGCAGCTGGGCTCCATGCACCAGTTTTCGCGCCTGGCCAAAATGCAGGCTGACGCCTGA
- a CDS encoding sulfite exporter TauE/SafE family protein, translating to MSVSRYVPWLFFLAAFYGLWALFISSQGLWAAVAEHWPMALSMAIGSYAAGSTPMGGGTVGFPVLVLLFDMPASLGRDFSFAVQSIGMVSASIFIFCRRQLLAWSMLRGALLGSLLATPLGILYFAPLIPELWVKLSFAVIWGSFGILHLYRLREITAHDHAGDPRCPKDFRVGLLLGAASGFAAVSVTGVGIDMVIYAALVLLSRVDLKVAIPTSVVIMAFSSVVGVVVKSVTGDWQPGVLGNWLAAAPVVALGAPLGVFVVGLIGRKPTLLVVALLCIVQFIWTCVSERATLGLAGTFIALCSVLVCLAGFEALRLLGLRRADNRNAMVAGGDALPVSHLAAGS from the coding sequence ATGTCTGTTTCCCGTTACGTCCCCTGGCTTTTCTTTCTCGCCGCATTCTATGGCCTGTGGGCACTGTTCATCTCCAGTCAGGGCCTCTGGGCTGCGGTCGCTGAACACTGGCCGATGGCGTTGTCCATGGCTATTGGCAGTTATGCCGCGGGCTCTACCCCAATGGGGGGCGGTACTGTCGGTTTTCCGGTGCTGGTGCTGCTGTTTGATATGCCTGCCAGTCTCGGCCGGGATTTCAGTTTTGCGGTGCAGTCCATCGGTATGGTGAGCGCCAGTATTTTTATCTTCTGCCGTCGTCAGCTGCTGGCCTGGTCCATGCTCCGCGGCGCGCTTCTTGGCAGCCTGCTGGCGACGCCGTTGGGTATTCTCTATTTCGCGCCCCTGATCCCCGAGTTGTGGGTAAAGCTCTCGTTTGCGGTGATCTGGGGCAGCTTCGGTATATTGCACCTGTATCGCCTGCGCGAAATCACCGCCCACGACCATGCCGGTGATCCGCGCTGTCCCAAGGATTTTCGCGTGGGGTTGTTACTGGGTGCGGCTTCTGGCTTCGCGGCGGTATCGGTGACCGGTGTGGGTATCGATATGGTGATTTACGCTGCCCTGGTATTGCTCAGTCGGGTGGATTTGAAGGTGGCCATCCCTACATCTGTGGTGATCATGGCGTTTTCTTCAGTGGTCGGTGTGGTGGTGAAGAGCGTGACCGGGGACTGGCAGCCGGGGGTGTTGGGTAACTGGCTTGCGGCTGCGCCGGTGGTGGCTCTTGGAGCGCCGCTCGGGGTGTTTGTGGTTGGTCTGATTGGCCGCAAGCCCACCTTGCTGGTGGTGGCCCTGTTGTGCATTGTGCAGTTCATCTGGACCTGTGTGTCGGAGAGGGCGACGCTGGGGCTGGCGGGTACGTTCATCGCGTTGTGTTCAGTGCTGGTGTGTCTGGCCGGCTTCGAGGCGTTGCGGCTACTCGGCCTGCGCAGGGCGGACAATCGTAATGCGATGGTAGCTGGAGGCGACGCGCTTCCGGTGAGTCATCTGGCAGCGGGTTCTTGA
- a CDS encoding DMT family transporter, with protein MHQSNWRVGLPLALTTAFLWALLPIAMKGLIVDMDSTTVTWFRFFGAAVFAGIWYGWRRDLDLRSLLKGKLLPYSLLAVGGLLGNYIAYATGLNYITPGALQVLIQLAPLLLLIFSVAFLGERFSARQWMGVGLVCLGLPLFFNLRIQELAAGEDREYLIGVGLVVIAAVTWAVYGLFQKKIVAQSRPQNLLMLIYIAGTLCFLPIAQPTSALQLDALGWGLLLFLTANTLIAYGAFAKAMGAWEASRVSATLALVPLMTLALSTLIGTVWPEYIAVEPMNWISWVGAITVVMGSLLAAIGRGR; from the coding sequence ATGCACCAATCCAACTGGAGAGTCGGCCTGCCACTGGCCCTGACCACCGCCTTTCTATGGGCGCTCCTGCCCATCGCCATGAAAGGCCTGATCGTCGACATGGACTCCACCACCGTGACCTGGTTTCGCTTCTTTGGTGCCGCAGTGTTTGCCGGCATCTGGTACGGCTGGCGCAGGGACCTGGACTTGCGCAGCCTGCTCAAGGGCAAGCTGCTGCCCTACTCCCTGCTGGCGGTCGGTGGCCTGCTCGGAAACTACATTGCCTACGCCACCGGACTCAACTACATCACCCCCGGCGCCTTGCAAGTACTGATTCAGCTGGCGCCGCTACTACTGCTTATTTTCAGCGTGGCTTTCCTGGGGGAGCGCTTCTCCGCGCGCCAGTGGATGGGCGTGGGATTGGTATGTCTCGGCCTGCCGCTGTTTTTCAACCTGCGTATTCAGGAGCTCGCCGCAGGGGAGGACCGCGAGTACTTGATTGGCGTGGGGCTGGTGGTCATCGCTGCAGTCACCTGGGCGGTATACGGACTGTTTCAGAAAAAGATTGTCGCCCAGTCGCGACCGCAAAACCTGCTGATGCTGATCTACATCGCCGGGACGCTGTGCTTTCTTCCCATCGCACAGCCCACCAGCGCCCTGCAGCTGGACGCCCTCGGCTGGGGACTACTGCTGTTCCTGACTGCCAACACCCTGATTGCCTATGGCGCCTTCGCCAAAGCCATGGGCGCCTGGGAGGCGTCCCGGGTAAGCGCCACACTGGCGCTGGTGCCCTTGATGACGCTGGCACTGAGTACTCTTATCGGCACTGTGTGGCCCGAATACATTGCCGTGGAACCCATGAACTGGATCAGCTGGGTTGGCGCCATAACCGTCGTAATGGGCTCCCTGCTGGCTGCCATCGGCCGCGGCCGCTGA
- the ychF gene encoding redox-regulated ATPase YchF, with amino-acid sequence MGFTCGIVGLPNVGKSTLFNALTKAGIDAENFPFCTIEPNAGIVPVPDPRLDKLTEIVKPQKVIPTTMEFTDIAGLVAGASKGEGLGNKFLANIRETDAIAHVVRCFENDNVIHVANQVDPVADIEVINTELALADLDTVDKALLRYTRAAKGQDKHAIKMKALLEKVQPHLNEAKPLRSFGLTEDELEGLRELSLLTVKPTMYIANVDEDGFENNPHLDAVSAIAAEENAVLVPICNKLESEIAELDDDEKAEFLEELGMDEPGLNRVIRAGYNLLSLHTYFTAGVKEVRAWTIPQGATAPQAAGKIHTDFEKGFIRAEVVSYDDFVAHNGEAGAKEAGKWRLEGKDYVVVDGDVIHFRFNV; translated from the coding sequence ATGGGTTTTACTTGCGGCATCGTCGGCCTGCCCAACGTGGGCAAATCCACTCTGTTCAATGCCCTGACCAAAGCGGGGATCGACGCAGAGAATTTCCCCTTCTGCACCATTGAACCGAACGCCGGCATCGTGCCGGTACCAGACCCGCGCCTCGACAAACTCACCGAGATTGTCAAACCGCAAAAAGTCATTCCAACCACCATGGAATTCACGGATATTGCGGGCCTGGTGGCGGGCGCGTCCAAGGGTGAAGGCCTTGGCAACAAGTTTCTCGCCAACATTCGCGAGACCGACGCCATTGCCCACGTGGTGCGCTGCTTTGAAAACGACAATGTCATCCACGTCGCCAATCAGGTAGACCCAGTCGCCGACATCGAAGTGATCAACACAGAACTGGCACTGGCGGACCTCGACACCGTAGATAAAGCCCTGCTGCGCTACACCCGCGCGGCCAAAGGCCAAGACAAACACGCCATCAAAATGAAGGCGCTGCTGGAAAAAGTGCAACCGCACCTCAATGAAGCCAAGCCGCTGCGCTCCTTCGGCCTCACCGAAGACGAACTGGAGGGCCTGCGCGAGCTGAGCCTGCTCACCGTCAAGCCCACCATGTACATTGCCAACGTGGATGAAGACGGCTTTGAGAACAACCCGCACCTGGATGCGGTATCCGCAATCGCCGCGGAAGAGAATGCCGTACTGGTGCCCATCTGCAACAAGCTGGAATCGGAAATCGCCGAGCTGGACGATGACGAGAAAGCCGAGTTCCTCGAAGAGCTGGGGATGGATGAGCCGGGCCTGAACCGCGTCATCCGCGCCGGTTACAACCTGCTGAGCCTGCACACCTACTTCACCGCCGGCGTCAAGGAAGTACGCGCGTGGACCATCCCTCAGGGCGCCACCGCGCCGCAGGCCGCGGGCAAGATCCACACCGACTTTGAAAAAGGCTTTATCCGTGCAGAAGTTGTGAGCTATGACGACTTCGTAGCGCACAATGGTGAAGCTGGAGCCAAGGAAGCCGGCAAATGGCGCCTGGAAGGCAAGGACTATGTGGTGGTCGATGGCGACGTGATTCACTTCCGCTTCAACGTCTAA
- the pth gene encoding aminoacyl-tRNA hydrolase → MSKAPDTPIQLIVGLGNPGPEYDRTRHNAGADFVSELARIHGAQLAPDSKYHGLTGRVRIGGQDIRLLIPTTFMNRSGQAVGPLANFFKIPVEAILVAHDELDLPCGTARLKSGGGHGGHNGLRDIIAALGNNRDFMRLRLGVGHPGNARDVVNYVLQRAPRVEQDQLAEAIDRAVDALPTAASGDWSGAMKALHTKSK, encoded by the coding sequence TTGAGCAAGGCTCCGGACACGCCCATCCAGTTGATTGTGGGCCTGGGAAACCCAGGCCCCGAATACGACCGGACGCGACACAACGCCGGGGCCGACTTCGTCTCCGAGCTGGCCCGTATCCACGGTGCCCAGCTCGCGCCAGACAGCAAGTACCACGGCCTCACCGGCCGTGTGCGAATCGGCGGGCAGGATATCCGCCTGCTGATTCCCACCACCTTTATGAACCGCAGTGGCCAGGCAGTGGGCCCGCTGGCGAATTTCTTCAAGATCCCCGTTGAGGCTATTCTGGTCGCTCACGATGAGCTGGACCTGCCCTGCGGCACTGCACGCCTGAAAAGTGGCGGCGGTCACGGGGGGCATAACGGCCTGCGCGATATCATCGCCGCCCTGGGAAATAATCGGGATTTCATGCGCCTGCGCCTTGGGGTTGGCCATCCGGGCAACGCCCGGGACGTGGTCAATTACGTACTCCAGCGTGCGCCCCGAGTGGAACAGGACCAACTGGCCGAGGCCATCGATCGCGCTGTAGATGCGCTCCCCACCGCGGCCAGCGGCGACTGGAGCGGAGCCATGAAAGCACTGCACACCAAATCCAAGTAG
- a CDS encoding 50S ribosomal protein L25/general stress protein Ctc: protein MSDFKLNASVRSDEGKGASRRLRRLEAKVPAIIYGGKAEPQSIALLQKEMFKALENEAVFSSVLTLSVDGKEETVILRDLQRHPAKPILLHADFQRVSANTKVHVKVPLHFLNEDMCKGVKAGGIVSHTLTELDIQAPASKLPEFIEVDLADLELDGTVHISDIKLPAGVESVDLAHGEDHDLVVASVHKPRGAVEADAEEGEGEGEESGEA from the coding sequence ATGTCTGATTTTAAACTGAATGCCAGCGTCCGCAGCGACGAAGGGAAAGGTGCGAGCCGCCGCCTGCGTCGCCTGGAAGCAAAAGTTCCGGCCATCATCTACGGTGGCAAGGCCGAACCGCAATCCATCGCCCTGCTGCAAAAAGAAATGTTCAAGGCCCTGGAAAACGAAGCGGTTTTCTCTTCCGTTCTGACCCTGAGCGTTGACGGCAAAGAAGAGACCGTGATCCTGCGCGATCTGCAGCGTCACCCGGCCAAGCCTATCCTGCTGCACGCTGACTTCCAGCGCGTATCTGCCAACACCAAAGTACACGTTAAGGTACCCCTGCACTTCCTGAACGAAGACATGTGCAAAGGTGTTAAGGCCGGCGGTATCGTATCCCACACCCTGACCGAGCTGGACATCCAGGCACCGGCCTCCAAGCTGCCTGAGTTCATCGAGGTAGACCTGGCAGATCTGGAGCTGGACGGCACTGTTCACATCTCCGACATCAAACTGCCGGCTGGCGTTGAGTCTGTGGACCTGGCGCACGGCGAAGACCACGACCTGGTTGTCGCTTCCGTGCACAAGCCGCGCGGTGCTGTTGAAGCCGACGCCGAAGAAGGCGAAGGTGAAGGCGAAGAGTCCGGCGAAGCCTAA
- a CDS encoding ribose-phosphate pyrophosphokinase has product MVFTGNANPELAQKIVEHMAIPLGEAVVKRFSDGEIAVEITDNVRGRDVFVVQSTCQPTNRNIMELILLVDALRRASAGRITAVVPYFGYARQDRRVRSQRVPISAKVVADMMVSVGIDRVLTVDLHAEQIQGFFDVPVDNVYGSSVLLDDIERQGYQDLVVVSPDIGGVVRARAVAKSLDCDLAIIDKRRPAANVAEVMNIIGEVSGRTCLLVDDMVDTAGTLCNAASALKDHGATKVVAYCTHPVLSGKAIENLNNSVMDELVVTDSIPLGDKMEKAPKIRQLTLSAMLAESMRRISNEESLSAMFRS; this is encoded by the coding sequence ATGGTCTTCACCGGCAACGCAAACCCGGAACTCGCACAAAAGATTGTTGAGCATATGGCGATACCGCTGGGCGAGGCGGTGGTGAAACGCTTCTCCGACGGGGAGATTGCGGTAGAAATCACCGACAACGTGCGCGGCCGGGATGTGTTCGTGGTGCAGTCCACCTGCCAGCCCACCAACCGCAACATTATGGAACTGATCCTGCTGGTGGACGCGCTGCGTCGCGCATCGGCGGGCCGCATCACCGCCGTCGTACCCTACTTTGGTTATGCCCGCCAGGATCGCCGTGTGCGGTCGCAGCGCGTGCCAATTTCCGCCAAGGTGGTCGCAGACATGATGGTCAGCGTGGGCATCGACCGCGTTCTCACCGTCGATCTGCACGCTGAGCAGATCCAGGGCTTCTTCGACGTACCGGTGGATAACGTATACGGCTCCTCCGTACTGCTGGACGATATCGAGCGCCAGGGCTACCAGGACCTAGTGGTCGTGTCCCCGGATATCGGCGGTGTGGTGCGCGCCCGCGCGGTGGCAAAGAGCCTGGACTGCGACCTGGCCATCATCGACAAACGTCGTCCGGCGGCCAATGTGGCTGAAGTCATGAACATCATCGGTGAAGTGAGTGGTCGCACCTGCCTGCTGGTCGACGATATGGTGGATACCGCTGGCACCCTGTGTAACGCTGCCAGTGCACTGAAAGACCACGGCGCCACGAAAGTCGTGGCCTACTGTACCCACCCGGTACTGTCCGGCAAAGCCATCGAGAACCTGAACAACTCGGTAATGGATGAGCTGGTCGTCACCGACTCCATCCCACTGGGCGACAAGATGGAAAAGGCGCCGAAAATCCGCCAGCTGACCCTCTCCGCCATGCTGGCCGAATCCATGCGCCGTATCAGCAACGAAGAATCCCTGTCCGCGATGTTCCGGTCGTAA
- the ispE gene encoding 4-(cytidine 5'-diphospho)-2-C-methyl-D-erythritol kinase, protein MNASPLSLTLTAPAKLNLMLRILGRRDDGYHELQTVFQLLDFGDTLNFQATRDGRIHLHCPNVDVAPEQNLIYRAAQLLRQHCGRMNLGASIAVDKALPSGGGIGGGSSDAATTLLGLNHLWDCKLDIDSLAELGRQLGADVPVFVRGHSAFAEGVGERLTPVTIAPRWYLILKPACHVSTAALFSDPRLTRDSAAITLAALRDRRLNTHWLDEYAGNDFQPLVEDLYPEVGRARAWLAQYAKAYLTGTGACVFTGFESEAAALNVFAERPAGWEGFVARGADESIAHRQLAKFAANV, encoded by the coding sequence ATGAACGCGTCCCCCCTAAGCCTGACCCTCACCGCTCCCGCTAAGCTGAACCTGATGCTGCGCATCCTGGGTCGCCGCGACGATGGCTACCACGAACTGCAGACGGTGTTCCAACTATTGGATTTCGGCGACACCCTCAACTTTCAGGCCACCCGCGACGGCCGGATCCACCTCCATTGTCCCAACGTCGATGTCGCTCCCGAGCAGAACCTGATCTACCGCGCGGCACAATTGCTGCGGCAGCATTGCGGACGGATGAACCTCGGCGCCTCCATCGCTGTGGATAAAGCCCTGCCCTCCGGCGGCGGTATCGGCGGCGGCAGTAGCGATGCAGCCACCACCCTGCTAGGACTCAACCACCTGTGGGACTGCAAGCTGGATATCGATAGCCTGGCCGAACTCGGCAGGCAGCTGGGCGCCGACGTGCCCGTGTTTGTACGCGGCCACTCGGCTTTTGCCGAAGGCGTGGGGGAGCGCCTGACCCCGGTCACCATCGCTCCCCGCTGGTACCTGATACTGAAACCCGCCTGCCATGTGAGCACCGCGGCGCTTTTTTCCGATCCGCGTTTGACAAGAGATTCTGCCGCAATTACATTAGCGGCCCTTCGCGACAGGCGGCTGAATACGCACTGGCTGGATGAATACGCCGGCAATGATTTTCAGCCCCTGGTGGAAGACCTCTACCCCGAGGTGGGCAGGGCCAGAGCGTGGCTTGCACAGTACGCAAAGGCTTATCTGACAGGAACCGGCGCCTGCGTGTTTACCGGCTTCGAGTCGGAAGCAGCGGCACTCAACGTGTTTGCTGAGCGACCTGCGGGATGGGAAGGCTTCGTTGCACGCGGCGCGGATGAATCGATCGCGCACCGGCAACTCGCGAAATTTGCAGCAAACGTCTAG
- the lolB gene encoding lipoprotein insertase outer membrane protein LolB yields MLRKAEVFSLSSTRRIAPSFTGTRRALKALGATLLLTLAACSAQKPQPQQPPVQQPPQSQSAAALQRWEAKGKLGVRSPKENGSANLVWQQANTNYRIHLSGPLGAGATTISGSPSGVSLQKGSDPAVFASNPAQLTEEVMGWPLPVSEMFYWVRGLAAPGAAAGQQKDARGRLQSLRQSGWQLNFSGYQAVGPYQLPSKIKAATTNAAGPVSVTVVIKEWTPK; encoded by the coding sequence ATGTTACGGAAAGCTGAAGTGTTCTCTCTCTCGTCTACCCGCAGAATTGCCCCCTCCTTCACAGGTACCCGTCGCGCCCTGAAAGCTCTGGGCGCGACTCTGCTGCTTACCCTGGCGGCATGTAGCGCGCAGAAACCGCAACCGCAACAACCGCCGGTACAACAGCCCCCGCAATCCCAGTCCGCCGCAGCGCTGCAGCGCTGGGAGGCGAAGGGCAAGCTGGGTGTGCGCTCGCCGAAAGAAAACGGCAGTGCAAACCTGGTGTGGCAGCAGGCGAACACCAATTACCGCATCCATCTGAGCGGCCCACTGGGTGCTGGCGCGACCACCATCAGCGGCTCCCCCAGCGGCGTCAGCCTGCAAAAGGGCAGTGATCCTGCGGTGTTTGCCTCCAACCCTGCACAGCTAACCGAAGAGGTCATGGGTTGGCCGCTTCCGGTGTCCGAAATGTTTTACTGGGTGCGCGGCCTCGCCGCACCCGGGGCAGCCGCCGGACAGCAAAAAGACGCCCGTGGCCGGCTGCAAAGCCTGCGGCAATCCGGCTGGCAGCTGAATTTCAGCGGCTATCAGGCCGTCGGCCCCTATCAGCTTCCCAGCAAAATCAAGGCCGCAACGACCAATGCCGCGGGGCCGGTGAGTGTCACCGTGGTGATCAAGGAGTGGACCCCCAAGTAG
- a CDS encoding tetratricopeptide repeat protein: MQLFSTSAPINQTTETTSSTRPTHRATGSVGDIPARQPGGGHRGKLLAAAITTAILCACTQQPHQAAYPASEPTTTDAASSAPTHTTDENIEATPGDAPGNQAAATAPPADAAAGAPDRNNTTANKAKAFPIETFYTLLVAEVAGNREQYDLALAHYYFQAERTKDAGVAARATRIARFLNARRAALRSALLWVELEPENADAQLAATAELTLAGELDDALRHAELALDLGGDAPLQSVAATAVDNDELAAKVLPEFQRLSQKHPDNSEVSLALAMMLRANKRAQEALTLTRQVQERDPTLLDAPLLESHILIDMGRNREARRLLENLVALYPRESRLRLQYARLLIQDDLELAQQQFVELVKQRPNDANLILSLALIQYETNQFDNAKPLLEKLLALEEHESAAHFYLAGIAEQTNDEESAVTHYRMVRPGGDYVQAITRGTNLLAASGNTGEAQEWFDELRQRHPGQQEQFYLLQTELLTKYGHLEEARTLLSEALKTNDDSNRLIYAHAMTSEQLGDVENFELGLRKLLSRDPDNANLLNTLGYKLLSYDDRLDEAMALITKALALSPDDPAIIDSMGWAHHRLGNHTEAIKHLQRAYELLQDHEIAAHLGEALWAAGERQQAMQVWEQGLQANPESKLIPEAMQRLQDQQRLEQHVTES, from the coding sequence ATGCAGCTTTTCTCTACCTCGGCACCTATCAATCAGACCACAGAGACCACCTCGTCTACCCGGCCCACCCACCGTGCCACAGGCAGTGTTGGGGATATTCCGGCCCGACAACCGGGCGGCGGTCACCGGGGGAAACTGCTGGCAGCTGCCATCACCACTGCCATCCTGTGCGCCTGCACCCAGCAACCACACCAGGCGGCCTATCCCGCAAGCGAGCCCACCACAACCGACGCCGCATCCAGCGCGCCCACTCACACCACAGATGAAAACATAGAGGCGACCCCGGGTGACGCGCCCGGTAACCAGGCTGCAGCCACCGCACCGCCGGCTGACGCCGCCGCTGGAGCCCCGGACCGGAACAACACCACCGCAAACAAAGCCAAAGCCTTCCCGATTGAGACCTTTTACACCCTGCTGGTAGCGGAAGTGGCAGGTAATCGGGAGCAGTACGACCTGGCCCTGGCGCACTACTATTTTCAGGCCGAACGCACCAAGGATGCGGGGGTTGCCGCCCGTGCCACGCGCATCGCACGCTTTCTGAATGCCCGCCGCGCCGCACTGCGCTCCGCACTCCTGTGGGTTGAGCTGGAACCAGAAAACGCCGACGCCCAGCTGGCGGCCACCGCGGAACTCACCCTGGCCGGGGAGCTGGACGATGCGCTCCGCCACGCAGAGCTGGCTCTGGACCTGGGCGGCGACGCCCCCCTGCAGTCGGTCGCCGCCACCGCCGTGGATAACGACGAGCTGGCCGCCAAAGTGCTGCCGGAATTCCAGCGCCTGTCGCAGAAGCACCCCGACAACAGCGAGGTCTCACTCGCCCTGGCAATGATGCTGCGGGCCAACAAACGTGCCCAGGAGGCGCTGACCCTGACACGTCAGGTACAGGAGCGAGACCCGACTCTGCTCGACGCCCCCCTGCTGGAATCCCACATTTTGATTGATATGGGCCGCAATAGAGAGGCACGGCGCCTGCTGGAGAACCTCGTGGCGCTCTACCCCAGGGAAAGCCGCCTGCGCCTGCAGTATGCCCGGCTGCTGATCCAGGATGATCTGGAACTCGCCCAGCAACAGTTCGTGGAGCTGGTGAAGCAGCGCCCCAATGATGCAAACCTGATTCTCTCTCTGGCGCTGATCCAGTATGAAACCAACCAGTTTGACAACGCCAAACCACTACTAGAAAAACTGCTGGCGCTCGAGGAGCATGAGTCCGCGGCCCACTTTTATCTGGCCGGTATTGCGGAGCAGACCAACGATGAGGAGTCTGCGGTCACCCACTACCGCATGGTGCGCCCCGGCGGCGACTACGTACAGGCCATTACCCGCGGCACCAACCTGCTGGCCGCCAGCGGCAACACCGGCGAAGCACAGGAATGGTTCGACGAACTGCGCCAGCGCCACCCGGGGCAACAGGAACAGTTCTACCTGCTGCAGACCGAGCTGCTCACCAAATATGGACACCTGGAAGAAGCGCGCACACTGCTGAGCGAGGCACTGAAAACCAACGATGACAGCAATCGGCTGATCTACGCCCATGCGATGACCAGCGAGCAGCTGGGCGACGTGGAGAACTTTGAACTGGGTTTACGCAAATTGTTGTCCCGCGACCCGGATAATGCGAACCTGCTGAATACGTTGGGTTACAAACTGCTTTCCTATGACGACCGCCTCGACGAGGCAATGGCGCTGATCACCAAGGCGCTGGCGCTGAGTCCGGATGACCCCGCGATTATCGATAGCATGGGCTGGGCCCATCACCGGCTGGGCAACCACACCGAGGCAATAAAGCACCTGCAGCGGGCGTACGAGCTGCTGCAGGACCACGAGATCGCCGCGCATCTGGGCGAAGCCCTGTGGGCTGCCGGTGAACGCCAGCAGGCCATGCAGGTGTGGGAGCAGGGATTGCAGGCCAACCCGGAAAGTAAACTCATCCCGGAAGCCATGCAGCGGCTGCAGGATCAACAAAGACTGGAACAGCATGTTACGGAAAGCTGA